One window of Magallana gigas chromosome 2, xbMagGiga1.1, whole genome shotgun sequence genomic DNA carries:
- the LOC105327401 gene encoding cartilage matrix protein, translated as MGFYFALYPLFSDWERMFVCVLEKSLIDIFFLILTGCTCFLVDNLRRPPSEGCNSKLDIVFLLDSSSSEGPANFKKQVQFVENFVNQFNVGPDAAQFSVVTFSTTVHNEFYLNTHSTVSGVVRGIHKVIYHTGQTYTDKALNHAHRVSFKPQHGGRPDAEKIVIVLTDGISADPTHTRIQAKALNASGVEVIAVGIGSSVSNTELNAIASDSSHVFKVQDFDILNSIQNLLTNVTCHQADLLCIDKVDNCFQFPSTYCFAPYEAWAKTNCPHFCGYCNGGSPTPPKTSPTTPTTTKLTTTKPPTTTTKLTTTRPPTTTTKLTTTTTTATIPTKLTTSGSPNTTVCPTCDENLTCVWDQRCGLDEVCMVRSVSGRQFSTHCIRKDDCEIMKDFVQSNGEIFCCHDRACLKTYLGI; from the exons AtgggtttttattttgctttgtaTCCACTTTTTTCTGATTGGGAGAGGATGTTTGTTTGTGTTCTTGAAAAAAgtctaattgatatttttttccttattttaacAGGATGTACTTGTTTTCTTGTTGACAATCTGCGTCGTCCTCCTTCAGAAG GATGCAATTCTAAGCTGGACATCGTGTTCCTGCTGGACTCATCCAGCAGTGAAGGGCCCGCCAACTTTAAGAAGCAGGTCCAATTTGTGGAAAACTTCGTCAACCAGTTCAACGTCGGACCAGACGCCGCCCAATTCAGCGTTGTCACGTTTTCAACAACAGTCCACAACGAGTTTTACCTGAATACCCACTCAACTGTATCGGGCGTGGTGCGCGGTATCCATAAAGTCATCTACCATACGGGGCAAACTTATACGGACAAGGCTCTCAATCATGCACACAGAGTCTCTTTTAAGCCCCAGCATGGTGGGAGACCAGACGCCGAGAAAATTGTCATCGTGCTCACCGACGGCATTTCAGCGGACCCTACACACACCCG CATACAAGCTAAGGCTTTGAATGCCTCTGGGGTGGAGGTTATTGCTGTTGGAATTGGTAGCTCCGTGTCCAACACTGAATTGAACGCCATTGCCAGCGATTCGAGCCACGTATTTAAGGTCCAAGACTTCGATATTCTAAATTCTATCCAAAATCTTCTCACTAACGTGACTTGTCATCAGGCAGATTTAC TCTGCATCGACAAGGTTGACAACTGCTTTCAATTCCCCTCCACGTACTGTTTTGCGCCATATGAAGCATGGGCTAAGACAAACTGCCCTCACTTTTGTGGATACTGTAACG gagGCTCACCGACTCCTCCTAAAACTAGTCCAACAACTCCAACAACAACAAAGTTAACAACTACAAAGCCCCCTACAACAACGACAAAATTAACAACAACAAGGCCGCCTACAACAACGACAAAAttgacaacaacaacaacaacagcaacaataccAACTAAATTGACAACATCGG GGTCTCCTAACACAACCGTCTGTCCGACGTGTGATGAAAACCTTACCTGTGTTTGGGACCAGAGATGTGGACTCGATGAAGTCTGCATGGTCCGGTCTGTGTCGGGGAGACAATTCAGCACGCACTGTATACGG